A genome region from Acidobacteriota bacterium includes the following:
- a CDS encoding TonB-dependent receptor, producing the protein MILRCWKKTALLLGLLLALGLWAPGAPAQSQATTGVIEGEVVDESGAVLPGATVTLVNTATNFTQVQITNDQGRFRAVLLPLGPYKVTVELAGFTTLVREGIELTVGRTVSLRLTLQVSAVEEEIVVRGEAPLIDTAKTENSVTIDREALEGLPTTNRNFLELTKLTPGVAVVQGPDGEELTINGQKGIQNNISVDGADFNNPFFGEQRGGQRPAFTFNLDAVQEFVVVPDGAPAEFGRSSSGFVSVVTKSGTNTLAGTAHTYYLDDSLAARAKRQDGTREPEFDADQTQVGFTLGGPLQRNELFFFTALDYQDASETKQNDPARIEPRVVDAYADLGSPGENLPIGRTNDNAAFLAKVDWHARQNQLFTLRFNYTDSEQVNGTFDVDSWGRSANAVEQDSSRAWSGSLVSNLSSNLLNELRFQYAVEDRPRPYEGPINPATGRPFPDTAFDFLRGYRFGMPFFIPVIYDDTRYQINNNLTWLKNQHTIKAGVEYNRTEAFQTFLGFANGRFIFSSTDGFLNYLENPDYVECSDGSSSFAGVCPAGTDITGPVLLYLQQAGVGGLTVEQAGTQTITQEEPAVFVQDTWQPRSNLTVTYGLRWEAQIQPDLITPRDELFYADFIGQTVTTEAGPQEFPSNGDIPSDEDLWQPRLGVTWDPWSDGKTVVRANAGIYYARIPGLVLASSRSTDGSRGQSLFRSSAATPFLGAPPAYGDLIPADQIGDPVLPDVFVFDKDFQNPETTAAAIAVEREFIPGWVGLVKFNYARTKHLTRFVNRNDPLLGSPWSTGLGPDGSNGINNLTTVESSADSLYQGYTFGITKRRGKVQMQAYYTYSKDRSNDDNERDPFSFRYARITDLDKEWSYSDRDQRDRFNAWVLWQAPWGIQVNASYSYRSPQPLSITEDGTVAETPQDRINDDGTVTRRNLGRKDNKFSSLNLRVSKLFQVGNVQVEGIVDVFNVFNSENFRTPEVTNLIFNFDGTVTSGLGDPRQIQLGVRVVF; encoded by the coding sequence ATGATCCTGCGCTGCTGGAAGAAGACCGCACTGCTTCTTGGATTGCTCCTGGCGCTCGGTCTGTGGGCTCCCGGAGCCCCCGCCCAGTCTCAGGCCACCACCGGAGTGATCGAAGGCGAGGTGGTGGATGAATCCGGTGCCGTGCTGCCCGGGGCGACCGTGACGTTGGTGAATACCGCCACCAACTTCACCCAGGTTCAGATCACCAACGATCAGGGGCGTTTCCGCGCTGTGCTGCTGCCCCTGGGGCCCTACAAGGTCACGGTCGAGCTGGCCGGCTTCACCACCCTGGTGCGCGAGGGCATCGAGCTCACCGTTGGGCGCACCGTGTCCCTGCGGCTGACCCTGCAGGTGTCGGCGGTGGAGGAGGAGATCGTGGTCCGCGGCGAGGCGCCCCTCATCGACACCGCCAAGACCGAGAACTCCGTCACCATCGATCGCGAGGCCCTGGAAGGGCTGCCCACCACCAACCGCAACTTCCTCGAGCTCACCAAGCTCACCCCCGGGGTGGCGGTGGTCCAGGGGCCGGACGGCGAGGAGCTCACCATCAACGGTCAGAAGGGCATCCAGAACAACATCTCGGTGGACGGTGCCGACTTCAACAACCCCTTCTTCGGCGAGCAGCGGGGCGGCCAGCGGCCGGCCTTCACCTTCAACCTGGACGCGGTGCAGGAGTTCGTGGTGGTGCCCGACGGCGCACCGGCAGAGTTCGGCCGCTCCTCCTCGGGCTTCGTCAGCGTGGTGACCAAATCCGGTACCAACACCCTCGCCGGCACCGCCCACACCTACTATCTGGACGATTCCCTGGCCGCCCGGGCGAAGCGTCAGGACGGCACCCGGGAACCGGAGTTCGACGCCGACCAGACCCAGGTGGGCTTCACCCTCGGTGGCCCGCTGCAGCGCAACGAGCTCTTCTTCTTCACCGCCCTGGACTATCAGGACGCTTCGGAGACCAAACAAAACGATCCGGCGCGCATCGAGCCGCGGGTGGTGGACGCCTACGCCGATCTCGGCAGCCCCGGAGAGAATCTGCCCATCGGCCGCACCAACGACAACGCCGCGTTCCTGGCCAAGGTCGACTGGCACGCCCGCCAGAACCAGCTCTTCACCCTACGGTTCAACTACACCGACTCGGAGCAGGTGAACGGCACCTTCGACGTCGATTCCTGGGGTCGCAGCGCCAACGCGGTGGAGCAGGATTCCTCCCGGGCCTGGAGCGGCTCGTTGGTCTCCAATCTGTCCAGTAACCTGCTCAACGAGCTGCGTTTCCAATACGCCGTGGAGGATCGCCCGCGGCCCTACGAGGGGCCCATCAATCCCGCCACCGGCCGCCCCTTTCCGGACACCGCCTTCGACTTCCTCCGCGGCTATCGCTTCGGCATGCCCTTCTTCATCCCGGTGATCTACGACGACACCCGCTACCAGATCAACAACAACCTCACCTGGCTGAAGAATCAGCACACCATCAAGGCCGGGGTGGAGTACAACCGCACCGAGGCCTTTCAGACCTTCCTCGGCTTCGCCAACGGCCGCTTCATCTTCAGCTCCACCGACGGCTTCCTCAACTATCTGGAGAATCCCGATTACGTGGAATGCTCCGACGGCAGCTCGTCCTTCGCCGGCGTTTGCCCGGCGGGCACGGACATCACCGGGCCGGTGCTGCTCTATCTGCAGCAGGCCGGCGTCGGGGGCCTGACGGTGGAGCAGGCGGGGACCCAGACCATCACCCAGGAGGAGCCGGCGGTGTTCGTTCAGGACACCTGGCAGCCCCGTTCCAACCTGACGGTGACCTACGGCCTGCGCTGGGAGGCCCAGATCCAGCCGGATTTGATCACCCCCCGGGATGAGCTCTTCTACGCCGATTTCATCGGCCAGACGGTGACCACCGAGGCCGGACCGCAGGAGTTTCCCTCCAACGGCGACATCCCCTCCGACGAGGATCTGTGGCAGCCGCGGCTGGGGGTGACCTGGGACCCGTGGAGCGACGGCAAGACGGTGGTGCGGGCCAACGCCGGGATTTACTACGCCCGCATCCCAGGCCTGGTGCTGGCCTCCAGCCGCTCCACCGATGGCAGCCGCGGGCAGAGCCTGTTTCGCAGCAGCGCCGCCACGCCCTTCCTGGGGGCTCCGCCGGCGTATGGGGACCTGATTCCGGCGGACCAGATCGGCGATCCGGTGCTGCCCGACGTCTTCGTCTTCGACAAGGACTTCCAGAACCCGGAGACCACCGCCGCCGCCATCGCCGTGGAGCGGGAGTTCATCCCCGGCTGGGTCGGGCTGGTGAAGTTCAATTACGCCCGCACCAAGCATCTGACTCGCTTCGTCAACCGCAACGATCCGCTCCTGGGATCCCCCTGGAGCACCGGCTTGGGCCCCGACGGCAGCAACGGCATCAACAACTTGACCACGGTGGAGTCCTCCGCCGACAGCCTGTACCAGGGCTATACCTTCGGCATCACCAAGCGCCGGGGCAAGGTGCAGATGCAGGCCTATTACACCTATTCCAAGGACCGATCCAACGACGACAACGAGCGCGATCCGTTCTCCTTCCGCTACGCCCGCATCACCGATCTGGACAAGGAGTGGAGCTATTCCGACCGCGATCAGCGGGACCGCTTCAACGCGTGGGTGCTGTGGCAGGCGCCGTGGGGGATCCAGGTCAACGCGAGCTACTCCTACCGCTCGCCCCAGCCCCTTTCCATCACCGAGGACGGCACGGTGGCGGAGACTCCCCAGGACCGCATCAACGACGACGGCACGGTGACCCGGCGCAACCTGGGGCGCAAGGACAACAAGTTCTCCAGCCTCAATCTGCGGGTGTCGAAGCTGTTCCAGGTGGGCAATGTCCAGGTCGAGGGCATCGTCGACGTCTTCAACGTCTTCAACAGCGAGAACTTTCGCACGCCGGAGGTCACCAACCTGATCTTCAACTTCGACGGCACCGTCACCAGCGGCCTCGGCGACCCGCGGCAGATCCAGCTGGGGGTGCGGGTGGTGTTCTGA